The Gadus chalcogrammus isolate NIFS_2021 chromosome 10, NIFS_Gcha_1.0, whole genome shotgun sequence genome contains a region encoding:
- the LOC130390448 gene encoding centrosomal protein of 135 kDa-like isoform X1, whose translation MQRMDMDEDGIRNLMVPQGGVKERCRPSRCLTAGLLLLLCASSLAGNVTQFYFGGGVGKRLHNAFTKQEEQLQERYRNLTRNSTGLHDRYQTLAAERASLQLSNHALTQERDQIQGKANSLTKERDQLQGQASTLTKERDQIQGRFKTLTKERDQLQGQASTLTSERDQLKGRFNTLTKERDQLQGQASTLTKERDQIQGRFSTLTKERDQLQGLASTLTKERDQLQGQASTLTKERDQLQGRFSILTKERDQLQGRFSNLTKERDQLQGRFSTLTKERDQLQGQASTLTKERDQLQGRFSTLTKERDQLKGQASTLTKERDQLQGRFSTLTKERDQLQGQASTLTKERDQLQGRFSILTKERDQLQGRFSNLTKERDQLQGRFSTLTKERDQLQGQASTLTKERDQLQGRFSTLTKERDQLQGQASTLTKERDQIQGRFSTLTKERDQLQGLASTLTKERDQLQGQASTLTKERDQLQGRFSILTKERDQLQGRFSNLTKERDQLQGRFSTLTKERDQLQGQASTLTKERDQLQGRFSTLTKERDQLKGQASTLTKERDQLQGRFSTLTKERDQLQGRFSTLTKERSQLRSQASTLTKERDQLQGRLSTLTKERDQLKGQASTLTKERDQLQGRFSTLTKERDLLQGRLSTLTKERDQLQGRFSTISKERDQLKSQASTLTKERDQLQDSSSKLMKEVKTLNDTVESRKCPPGWIKFQCSCYKGHTGEKNWEDSRQYCKSQQADLVIINSREEQIFVNSLLPADTDNWIGLSDKWIEGVWTWVDGTSPNTTYWGRNQPNSHGGNQDCVEFLHRAAKKTWNGGGWNDLDCKVLSGCICEK comes from the exons ATGCAACGGATGGACATGGATGAAGACGGGATCCGAAACCTCATGGTTCCTCAAG GGGGGGTGAAGGAACGGTGCCGGCCCTCCAGGTGTCTGACcgctgggctgctgctgctgctgtgtgcctCATCCCTGGCTGGAAACGTAACTCAGTTTTACT TTGGAGGTGGTGTGGGCAAGAGGCTTCACAACGCCTTCACCAAGCAAGAGGAGCAACTACAGGAGAGATACAGGAACCTGACGAGGAACAGCACGGGTCTGCACGATAGATACCAGACTCTGGCTGCCGAGAGAGCCAGTCTTCAACTAAGTAACCACGCTTTGAcccaagagagagaccagatccAGGGCAAGGCTAACAGCCttaccaaagagagagaccagctacagggTCAGGCTAGCACCCttaccaaagagagagaccagatacAGGGCCGGTTTAAGACCCttaccaaagagagagaccagctacagggACAGGCTAGCACACTTacctcagagagagaccagctaaaGGGCCGATTTAACACACTTACTAAAGAGAGGGACCAGCTACAGGGGCAGGCTAGCACCCttaccaaagagagagaccagatacAGGGCCGGTTTAGCACCCTtactaaagagagagaccagctacagggTCTGGCTAGCACCCTtactaaagagagagaccagttacAGGGCCAGGCTAGCACCCttaccaaagagagagaccagcttcAGGGCCGGTTTAGCATCCttaccaaagagagagaccagctacagggCCGGTTTAGCAACCTtactaaagagagagaccagctacagggACGGTTTAGCACCCttaccaaagagagagaccagctacagggCCAGGCTAGCACCCttaccaaagagagagaccagctacaaGGCCGGTTTAGCACCCTtactaaagagagagaccagctaaaGGGCCAGGCTAGCACCCTTACCAAAGAAAGAGATCAGCTACAGGGCCGGTTTAGCACACTtactaaagagagagaccagttacAGGGCCAGGCTAGCACCCttaccaaagagagagaccagcttcAGGGCCGGTTTAGCATCCttaccaaagagagagaccagctacagggCCGGTTTAGCAACCTtactaaagagagagaccagctacagggACGGTTTAGCACCCttaccaaagagagagaccagctacagggCCAGGCTAGCACCCttaccaaagagagagaccagctacaaGGCCGGTTTAGCACCCTtactaaagagagagaccagctacagggGCAGGCTAGCACCCttaccaaagagagagaccagatacAGGGCCGGTTTAGCACCCTtactaaagagagagaccagctacagggTCTGGCTAGCACCCTtactaaagagagagaccagttacAGGGCCAGGCTAGCACCCttaccaaagagagagaccagcttcAGGGCCGGTTTAGCATCCttaccaaagagagagaccagctacagggCCGGTTTAGCAACCTtactaaagagagagaccagctacagggACGGTTTAGCACCCttaccaaagagagagaccagctacagggCCAGGCTAGCACCCttaccaaagagagagaccagctacaaGGCCGGTTTAGCACCCTtactaaagagagagaccagctaaaGGGCCAGGCTAGCACCCTTACCAAAGAAAGAGATCAGCTACAGGGCCGGTTTAGCACACTtactaaagagagagaccagctacagggCCGGTTTAGCACCCTTACCAAAGAGAGAAGCCAGCTACGGAGCCAGGCTAGCACCCttaccaaagagagagaccagctacagggCCGGTTAAGCACCCTtactaaagagagagaccagctaaaGGGCCAGGCTAGCACCCTTACCAAAGAAAGAGATCAGCTACAGGGCCGGTTTAGCACCCTTACTAAAGAGAGAGACCTGCTACAGGGACGGTTAAGCACCCTtactaaagagagagaccagctacagggccgttttagcaccattagcaaagagagagaccagttaaAGAGCCAGGCTAGCACCCttaccaaagagagagaccagctacaggACTCAAGCTCCAAACTCATGAAGGAGGTCAAAACCCTGAATGATACAGTTGAAT CCCGGAAGTGTCCTCCGGGATGGATTAAGTTCCAGTGCAGTTGTTACAAAGGCCATACTGGCGAAAAGAACTGGGAAGACAGCCGCCAGTACTGCAAGAGCCAACAGGCTGACCTGGTGATCATCaacagcagagaggagcag ATATTTGTCAATAGTTTGCTCCCGGCAGACACGGACAACTGGATAGGTTTGAGTGACAAATGGATCGAAGGGGTTTGGACCTGGGTGGACGGAACCAGCCCCAACACAAC GTATTGGGGGAGGAACCAGCCAAACAGCCACGGCGGCAATCAGGACTGTGTCGAGTTCCTCCACAGGGCAGCAAAAAAAACATGGAATGGCGGAGGATGGAACGACCTCGACTGTAAAGTGTTAAGCGGCTGCATTTGTGAGAAGTAG